From the Amblyraja radiata isolate CabotCenter1 chromosome 26, sAmbRad1.1.pri, whole genome shotgun sequence genome, one window contains:
- the gprc5c gene encoding G-protein coupled receptor family C group 5 member C, protein MAGPWRWLLAVAVLPVLAAVSPPGGCGADLDSLYFNLCDLSSVWGIVLQAVTSAGILSCFVLLLVLLASVPFVQDGKKKSALAVQLLFIFGTFGLFCLVFDFIVREDFATCASRRFLFGVLFAICFSCLLAHSLRLNYLVRRNNGPKAGYIFLLALALSLVEVIINTEWLIITVVRNNGTHSTTPGDPCNVAEMDFVMALIYIMFLIVATLVSALASQYGHFKHWKKHGVFIIVTICFSVAIWIAWIVMYVYGNGRVGNGRWNDPTLSIALVANAWVFVFLYTIPEICHLTKASMEQNYVEEVYPTRGVGYETILKEQQAHHMYIENKAFSMDEPNAANKPKSPYSGYAGYNGQLRNSVYQPTEMALMNKSGPLENPYDHYIPRVTINQSAFSSNASTLRAEDAFTAESRRSAQPEGGSGQPF, encoded by the exons ATGGCCGGCCCTTGGCGGTGGCTCCTGGCGGTGGCCGTGTTGCCCGTGTTGGCCGCGGTGTCGCCCCCTGGTGGGTGCGGGGCCGACCTGGACTCTCTCTACTTCAACCTGTGCGACCTGTCCAGCGTGTGGGGCATCGTGCTGCAGGCGGTAACCAGCGCGGGCATCCTCAGCTGCTTCGTGCTGCTGCTGGTCCTGCTCGCCAGCGTCCCCTTCGTTCAGGACGGCAAGAAGAAGAGCGCCCTGGCCGTCCAGCTCCTCTTCATCTTCGGCACCTTCGGCCTCTTTTGCCTGGTTTTCGACTTCATCGTCCGCGAGGACTTTGCCACCTGCGCCTCCAGGCGCTTCCTCTTTGGGGTGCTCTTCGCCATCTGCTTCTCCTGCCTGTTGGCGCACTCTCTCCGGCTCAACTACCTGGTGCGCAGGAACAACGGCCCCAAAGCCGGCTACATCTTCCTCTTGGCTCTTGCCCTCTCCCTGGTCGAAGTGATCATTAATACCGAGTGGCTCATAATCACCGTGGTACGAAACAACGGCACCCATTCGACCACGCCGGGCGATCCTTGCAACGTGGCCGAGATGGACTTTGTCATGGCTTTGATTTACATCATGTTCCTCATTGTGGCCACGTTGGTCTCTGCGCTGGCCTCTCAGTACGGCCATTTTAAACACTGGAAGAAACACGGGGTGTTTATCATCGTCACCATCTGCTTCTCCGTTGCCATTTGGATAGCCTGGATTGTGATGTACGTCTACGGGAATGGCCGGGTGGGGAACGGACGCTGGAACGACCCGACCCTCTCCATCGCCCTTGTTGCCAACGCCTGGGTCTTTGTCTTCCTTTACACCATCCCCGAGATCTGCCACCTGACCAAGGCCAGCATGGAGCAGAACTACGTTGAGGAGGTCtaccccaccagaggggtgggctACGAGACCATCTTAAAAGAGCAGCAAGCTCACCACATGTACATCGAGAATAAAGCCTTCTCCATGGATGAACCCAACGCAG CGAACAAGCCCAAGTCTCCGTACAGCGGCTATGCCGGTTACAACGGGCAGCTCCGTAACAGCGTTTACCAACCGACCGAGATGGCGTTGATGAACAAATCCGGC CCGTTGGAAAATCCCTACGACCACTACATCCCGCGGGTCACCATCAACCAGTCTGCGTTCTCCAGTAACGCGTCCACGCTCCGCGCTGAAGACGCGTTTACAGCCGAGAGCCGGCGGTCGGCCCAGCCAGAGGGCGGCAGTGGGCAGCCATTTTAA